A window from Peromyscus eremicus chromosome 5, PerEre_H2_v1, whole genome shotgun sequence encodes these proteins:
- the LOC131910707 gene encoding pre-mRNA-splicing factor 38A-like, protein MANRTVKDAHSIHGTNPQYLVEKIIRTRIYESKYWKEECFGLTAELVVDKAMELRFVGGVYGGNIKPTPFLCLTLKMLQIQPEKDIIVEFIKNEDFKYVRMLGALYMRLTGTAMDCYKYLEPLYNDYRKIKSQNRNGEFELMHVDEFIDELLHSERVCDIILPRLQRRSVLEEAEQLEPRVSALEEDMDDVESSEEEEEEDEKLERVPSPDHRRRRSYRDLDKPRRSPALRYRRSRSRSPRRRSRSPKRRSPSPRRERHRSKSPRRHRSRSRDRRHRSRSKSPGHHRSHRHRSHSKSPERSKKSHKKSRRGNE, encoded by the coding sequence ATGGCGAACCGTACGGTCAAGGATGCCCACAGCATCCATGGCACCAACCCTCAGTATCTGGTGGAGAAGATCATTCGCACGCGGATCTATGAATCAAAGTACTGGAAAGAAGAGTGCTTTGGACTTACCGCTGAACTTGTAGTGGACAAAGCCATGGAGTTAAGGTTTGTGGGTGGTGTCTACGGTGGAAACATAAAGCCAACTCCTTTTCTGTGTTTAACCTTGAAGATGCTTCAGATTCAACCTGAGAAGGATATCATTGTTGAGTTCATAAAAAATGAAGATTTCAAGTATGTCCGGATGTTGGGGGCACTTTACATGAGGCTGACAGGAACTGCAATGGATTGCTACAAGTACTTGGAGCCTTTGTACAATGACTATCGAAAAATCAAGAGCCAGAACCGGAATGGGGAGTTTGAACTGATGCACGTAGATGAGTTCATTGATGAACTTCTGCACAGTGAGAGAGTCTGTGATATCATTTTGCCCCGGCTGCAGAGACGCTCTGTGCTGGAGGAAGCTGAACAACTGGAGCCCCGAGTTAGTGCTCTAGAAGAGGACATGGATGATGTGGAAtccagtgaggaggaggaagaagaagatgagaagctggaAAGAGTCCCATCACCTGACCATCGACGACGAAGAAGCTACCGAGACCTGGACAAGCCACGGCGTTCTCCTGCACTGCGCTACAGGAGGAGTCGGAGTCGGTCTCCCAGGAGGCGAAGTAGATCCCCCAAAAGAAGAAGCCCTTCTCCACGCCGAGAAAGGCATAGGAGCAAGAGTCCACGACGCCATCGAAGCAGGTCCCGAGACAGACGACACAGATCCCGCTCTAAATCCCCAGGTCACCACCGTAGTCACAGACATAGGAGTCACTCCAAGTCTCCTGAAAGGtctaagaaaagccacaagaagaGCCGGAGAGGAAATGAGTAA